Proteins from a genomic interval of Candidatus Methanomethylicota archaeon:
- the nadA gene encoding quinolinate synthase NadA, which produces MSLDLLEDLKRRRRAVILAHNYQPPEVQDLADFVGDSLEMAFRAVDLDADVIVVAGVRFMAEIVAAINPDRIVLHPEPNSRCPLADSVNAGLVSDFRSRFKGVPVVVYVNSPIEVKAVADYFVTSSSILRLISKLNVENVIFGPDRNLADYISEKLNVNVIQLSPESHCPVHEYLLDEYYVLEALKLHPNAKLLVHPEVPRGVRKLAHFVGSTSGMIRAIGDLEGDEFLLGTEEGLTYRARKLYVGKRIFPVNCRAVCVDMKKITPRKIINCLENLKFRVTLDREVISKAREVIFNSLELLE; this is translated from the coding sequence TTGAGTTTAGATTTGCTTGAGGATTTGAAGAGGAGGCGTAGGGCTGTTATACTTGCACACAACTATCAGCCCCCAGAAGTTCAGGATTTGGCTGATTTCGTTGGGGATAGTCTTGAAATGGCTTTTAGGGCTGTTGATTTGGATGCTGATGTGATTGTTGTGGCTGGTGTTAGGTTTATGGCTGAAATTGTGGCTGCAATAAATCCCGATAGGATTGTTTTGCATCCGGAGCCTAATTCCAGATGTCCATTGGCTGATAGTGTCAATGCTGGTTTGGTTTCTGATTTTAGGAGTAGGTTTAAGGGTGTCCCCGTGGTGGTTTATGTTAATTCCCCCATTGAGGTTAAGGCTGTTGCAGACTACTTTGTAACAAGCTCCTCTATTCTGAGGCTTATTTCGAAGTTGAATGTTGAAAATGTGATTTTTGGGCCTGATAGGAATCTTGCCGATTATATTTCTGAGAAATTGAATGTTAATGTTATACAGTTATCTCCAGAATCCCATTGCCCAGTCCACGAATATCTATTGGATGAATATTATGTTTTGGAGGCTTTGAAGCTTCATCCCAATGCTAAACTACTCGTCCACCCAGAGGTTCCTAGAGGCGTCCGTAAACTTGCACATTTTGTTGGTAGTACTAGTGGTATGATTAGGGCTATTGGTGATCTTGAGGGGGATGAATTCCTCCTAGGTACTGAGGAGGGGTTGACTTATAGAGCTAGGAAGCTTTATGTGGGTAAGAGGATTTTCCCAGTCAATTGTAGAGCTGTATGTGTTGATATGAAGAAGATCACTCCAAGGAAGATTATAAATTGCCTTGAGAATCTTAAGTTTAGAGTTACATTGGATCGTGAAGTAATCTCTAAAGCCCGTGAGGTAATATTCAACTCCTTGGAGTTATTGGAGTGA
- the nadC gene encoding carboxylating nicotinate-nucleotide diphosphorylase — MELLRDTFMKWLLEDAPHGDLTSELLIPRDCKVKAAIVAKSSGVVACIEDLSEVLELLGIRVECRVRSGQDFKAGDVLMFLEGSARSILLVERTLLNLLSYLFGVATSTRTLLNKVRMVNGRVRLAATRKVPPGLRYLVKKAVAYGGGDTHRFSLSDAVLVKDNHIAILDGVANAVKTARERASFMHKVEVEVKSLEEAIEAVESGADVIMLDNMSVEECSNVLNELKRRGLRDKVIIEVSGGIGFDNIADYAKLDVDVISTSRITMNPERVDISLEVIEVLGN, encoded by the coding sequence ATGGAGTTGCTACGTGACACTTTTATGAAATGGCTTCTTGAGGATGCTCCACATGGGGATTTAACCTCGGAACTCCTAATTCCAAGGGATTGCAAAGTTAAGGCTGCAATCGTAGCCAAGTCTAGTGGGGTTGTTGCTTGCATTGAAGATTTATCTGAGGTTTTAGAGCTTCTAGGAATTAGGGTTGAATGTAGAGTTAGGAGCGGTCAAGATTTTAAAGCTGGAGATGTTTTAATGTTTCTTGAAGGTTCTGCGAGGAGTATACTTCTAGTGGAGAGGACTCTACTAAACCTCCTATCCTACCTATTTGGCGTTGCAACTTCAACAAGAACTCTCCTCAACAAGGTTAGGATGGTTAATGGGAGGGTTAGGTTGGCTGCCACCCGCAAAGTCCCCCCTGGATTAAGGTATCTGGTTAAGAAGGCTGTGGCTTATGGTGGTGGAGATACCCATAGATTCTCTCTTAGCGATGCAGTATTGGTGAAGGATAATCATATTGCAATTCTAGATGGTGTTGCCAATGCAGTTAAGACTGCTAGGGAGAGGGCGTCATTCATGCATAAGGTTGAAGTGGAAGTTAAGAGTTTGGAGGAGGCTATTGAAGCTGTTGAATCTGGAGCTGACGTAATAATGCTGGATAATATGAGTGTTGAGGAATGTTCAAATGTTTTAAATGAGCTTAAGCGGAGAGGATTAAGGGATAAGGTTATCATTGAAGTGAGTGGTGGAATAGGGTTCGATAATATTGCCGATTATGCCAAATTGGATGTTGACGTTATAAGCACCAGCAGGATAACCATGAATCCCGAGCGTGTGGACATAAGTTTAGAGGTCATTGAAGTATTGGGAAACTAA
- a CDS encoding serine hydrolase, which yields MVMSREIDRVKGYVEREVPKLMKSFKVPGFSISIVDRSGILYCEGFGYRDLERALPATPNTLYGLGSTTKSFVALSIMQLVESGKISLDDPVSNYVPLKIGFKDKPIRIRHLLSHTSGIPDLGTSTIILQSGMGFHMGIPMASVNDFYRFVNGAQNEIVDEPGRRYFYLNAGYRMLGHIIQNVSGMPFHVYVTENVLKPLKMFRSTFVKSVFERDPDRITPYRVDESGRFIPTPYPYPNVEDNPEFSFISAPGGLISSVTELSNYLLANLNWGVFDGRRVISRESLEEMFKIHIEFPRGLYGKHGYGYGWSVIEGFFGTKLVSHGGSILVSTSHLSLLPEYGFGIAMASNSAGFPYDEFAQTLYAILLGRDPEEVPYVKVRRKMNMLCGHYSTYMGVDNAEVVNRGGMLYLVQKGVFGSITMPLIPEDDLMESNRFYVYSNGVRMPVEFVIYSDGRVDMYIERDRFHKVM from the coding sequence ATGGTTATGTCACGTGAGATTGATAGGGTTAAGGGTTATGTGGAGAGGGAAGTTCCAAAATTAATGAAGAGCTTCAAAGTTCCAGGGTTCAGTATATCCATTGTGGATAGGAGTGGTATTCTGTATTGTGAGGGTTTTGGTTATAGGGATTTGGAGAGAGCTCTCCCAGCAACTCCCAACACCCTTTATGGTTTAGGTTCAACTACCAAATCCTTTGTGGCTTTATCCATAATGCAACTTGTTGAGTCTGGGAAGATATCCCTCGATGATCCAGTATCCAATTATGTGCCATTAAAGATAGGGTTTAAGGATAAGCCCATACGTATACGTCACCTCCTCTCACACACTTCCGGCATTCCAGATTTAGGGACTTCCACCATAATATTGCAGAGTGGTATGGGATTTCATATGGGTATACCCATGGCCAGTGTGAATGATTTCTATAGGTTTGTTAATGGAGCTCAAAATGAGATTGTGGATGAACCTGGGAGGAGATACTTCTATCTAAATGCTGGTTATAGGATGCTTGGACACATAATTCAAAATGTTAGTGGGATGCCATTCCACGTTTATGTAACTGAAAATGTTTTGAAGCCTCTTAAAATGTTTAGGAGCACCTTCGTTAAGAGCGTTTTTGAGAGGGATCCTGATAGGATAACACCATATAGGGTGGATGAATCTGGACGATTCATACCAACACCATACCCATATCCAAACGTTGAAGATAACCCTGAATTCTCCTTCATATCAGCTCCTGGTGGATTGATAAGCTCCGTTACTGAATTATCCAATTACTTATTGGCTAATTTGAATTGGGGTGTATTTGATGGTAGACGGGTTATTAGTAGAGAATCTCTTGAGGAGATGTTCAAGATACATATAGAATTCCCGAGGGGACTTTATGGTAAGCATGGGTATGGTTATGGTTGGAGTGTGATTGAAGGGTTCTTTGGAACTAAACTTGTTTCACATGGAGGGTCAATACTGGTTTCAACATCCCACCTATCACTACTACCAGAGTACGGTTTCGGCATAGCCATGGCATCCAATTCAGCTGGCTTCCCATATGATGAGTTTGCACAAACCCTCTATGCCATCCTTTTGGGGAGGGATCCTGAGGAAGTTCCATATGTTAAGGTTAGGAGGAAGATGAATATGCTTTGCGGCCATTACTCCACATATATGGGTGTGGATAATGCTGAAGTTGTTAATAGGGGTGGGATGTTATACTTGGTTCAGAAGGGGGTTTTTGGAAGCATTACCATGCCACTAATTCCAGAGGATGATTTAATGGAGTCCAATAGATTCTACGTTTACTCCAATGGTGTTAGGATGCCTGTGGAATTTGTGATTTACAGTGATGGAAGGGTTGATATGTATATTGAGAGGGATAGGTTCCATAAGGTTATGTGA
- a CDS encoding sulfide-dependent adenosine diphosphate thiazole synthase — protein sequence MSLEWRISRLIWEYTAKDWVENIIKNDVTIVGAGPSGLTASKYLAEKGLKTVIIEKRLSFGGGIGGGGMLLHKVVVGEEAKQILDEMNIKAVKADEGLYVVDTYELMTKLAYNAIEAGAKIVYGLQVDDVIYRDNPPRITGVVVLWSAIPLSGLHVDPLFIESKAVVDATGHEAQVISIASKKNPSLNISVRGERSAYAELAEKLVVDYTGRIIPGLYATGMAVAAIYNLPRMGPIFGGMLLSGKKIAEIIYNDIKKTQ from the coding sequence ATGAGTCTTGAGTGGAGGATAAGTAGACTGATATGGGAGTACACTGCGAAGGACTGGGTGGAAAACATTATAAAGAATGATGTTACGATAGTTGGGGCAGGACCATCCGGATTAACAGCCTCAAAATATCTAGCTGAGAAGGGTTTGAAAACAGTGATTATAGAGAAGAGGCTCAGCTTTGGTGGAGGGATTGGCGGAGGCGGAATGCTACTACACAAAGTTGTTGTAGGTGAAGAGGCAAAACAGATACTAGATGAAATGAACATTAAAGCTGTTAAAGCAGATGAAGGACTATATGTTGTAGATACATATGAATTGATGACGAAACTAGCTTACAACGCCATTGAAGCTGGTGCAAAGATAGTATATGGACTCCAAGTGGATGACGTGATATATAGGGATAACCCACCAAGAATAACTGGAGTAGTAGTATTGTGGTCGGCAATACCCCTATCCGGATTACATGTAGATCCACTATTCATAGAATCAAAAGCAGTTGTAGATGCAACTGGACATGAAGCACAAGTAATATCCATAGCTTCAAAGAAGAATCCATCACTAAACATAAGCGTCAGGGGGGAGAGATCAGCATACGCAGAACTTGCAGAGAAGCTTGTGGTAGACTACACTGGGAGAATCATACCAGGACTCTACGCAACGGGAATGGCGGTTGCAGCCATATACAACCTACCAAGAATGGGACCAATATTTGGAGGAATGCTACTATCAGGGAAGAAGATTGCAGAAATAATATACAACGACATCAAGAAAACCCAATGA
- a CDS encoding rubrerythrin family protein, producing MRKISEENLKNALSGESQAHIKYMIYAEKAEEEGFKNVSRLFKAAAYSEFIHAKNHSRILGIIKSTKENLENARNGEKFEVEEMYPAYNLVAKSQGESGVALTTNWALESEKIHLSLYEKAKSKVDMGEDMELGEIHVCSICGYTVVGEKPEKCPICGASKDKFKTF from the coding sequence ATGAGGAAAATAAGTGAAGAAAATCTTAAAAACGCACTTTCAGGGGAAAGCCAAGCACACATAAAGTACATGATTTACGCAGAGAAAGCTGAAGAAGAAGGGTTTAAAAACGTTTCAAGACTATTCAAAGCAGCAGCATACTCAGAATTCATACATGCAAAAAACCATTCCAGAATTCTAGGTATAATTAAAAGTACAAAGGAAAACCTTGAGAATGCAAGGAATGGGGAGAAATTTGAAGTTGAAGAAATGTATCCAGCATACAATCTAGTTGCAAAGAGTCAAGGTGAAAGTGGAGTTGCATTAACCACAAATTGGGCTTTGGAATCTGAGAAAATCCACTTATCACTATACGAGAAAGCAAAGAGCAAAGTTGACATGGGAGAAGACATGGAACTAGGGGAGATACATGTATGTAGCATATGTGGATACACAGTTGTGGGGGAGAAACCTGAAAAATGTCCAATATGTGGTGCATCAAAGGATAAATTTAAAACATTCTAA
- the map gene encoding type II methionyl aminopeptidase, producing MVSDEVIEAYRRAGEAARAAINRAFEIVRAGVSIKDVCDDLERKIIEFGCKPAFPCNICINEVAAHYTADENTRTIIPDNCIVKVDVGAHYDGYIADAAVTINLSSEHEDLIKSVREAIDNVSNDIETGISVMKISTIIEKTIKSYGFKPIRNLCGHQMDRYKLHTGFAIPNVKQVKDVFTKLYPGYAYAIEPFATIDSGKGEVNGVRGGNIFKLVSPRPPKMGAARSLFLTIQRRFNYLPFTRRWLSDFRDNPSYSKAFYQLLDRGYITEYPYMVEGNGKPVAQWEHTFLILEKEVIRVT from the coding sequence TTGGTAAGTGATGAGGTGATTGAGGCTTATAGGAGGGCTGGGGAGGCTGCTAGGGCCGCTATAAATAGGGCTTTTGAAATTGTACGTGCAGGTGTAAGTATTAAGGATGTTTGTGATGATCTTGAGAGGAAGATTATTGAGTTTGGGTGTAAGCCAGCCTTCCCCTGCAATATATGTATAAATGAGGTTGCAGCCCACTACACTGCAGATGAAAATACAAGAACCATAATTCCAGATAATTGTATTGTCAAGGTTGATGTGGGTGCACATTATGATGGATACATTGCAGATGCAGCTGTAACCATAAACTTATCCTCTGAACATGAAGATTTAATTAAATCTGTTAGGGAAGCCATTGATAACGTTTCAAATGATATTGAAACTGGAATTTCGGTTATGAAGATTAGCACAATAATTGAGAAGACCATTAAGTCCTATGGATTTAAGCCAATAAGGAATCTATGTGGGCATCAGATGGATAGGTATAAGCTTCATACTGGATTTGCAATACCAAATGTTAAGCAAGTGAAGGATGTGTTCACAAAGCTATATCCAGGATATGCTTACGCCATTGAACCCTTCGCAACTATTGATTCAGGTAAAGGTGAAGTTAATGGGGTTAGGGGTGGAAATATATTTAAACTCGTTAGCCCAAGACCTCCAAAGATGGGTGCAGCTAGAAGCCTATTCCTAACAATTCAAAGGAGGTTCAATTACCTCCCATTCACTAGACGTTGGCTATCAGACTTTAGAGACAACCCCTCATACTCAAAGGCCTTCTATCAATTGTTGGATAGGGGATACATTACTGAGTACCCGTATATGGTTGAAGGTAATGGGAAGCCTGTGGCTCAATGGGAGCATACATTCCTTATATTGGAGAAGGAGGTTATAAGGGTCACGTAA
- a CDS encoding ferritin-like domain-containing protein: MSGQFISRITDMIKSEDWNATSLEDVSAKVSNVMVKALMAGIAYDSRKHAYLFKALVEMLRGEARPLTEGEYEMLGKTIAEHINVELKMMRDVEDLIKFIGDERLKYVLRYILDDEKRHHALLLGLQEAVNRRELVTEFEWLNIVWKDVPFFF; encoded by the coding sequence ATGAGTGGTCAGTTTATTTCAAGAATCACGGATATGATTAAATCTGAGGATTGGAATGCTACAAGTTTAGAGGATGTTTCAGCGAAGGTTTCTAATGTCATGGTCAAAGCTTTGATGGCTGGTATAGCATATGATTCTAGGAAACATGCATATCTCTTTAAAGCTTTAGTGGAAATGTTGAGGGGTGAAGCTAGACCTCTAACTGAAGGGGAATATGAGATGCTTGGGAAGACCATTGCTGAGCATATAAATGTTGAGTTGAAAATGATGAGGGATGTTGAGGATCTTATAAAGTTTATTGGAGATGAAAGGTTGAAGTATGTTTTGAGGTATATACTTGATGATGAGAAGCGTCATCATGCATTGCTATTGGGTTTGCAGGAGGCTGTTAATAGGAGGGAACTTGTCACAGAATTTGAATGGCTTAACATTGTTTGGAAGGATGTGCCCTTCTTCTTTTAG
- a CDS encoding aminotransferase class I/II-fold pyridoxal phosphate-dependent enzyme has protein sequence MIDIREFRLERWQSLRETKAKILLSESGVEPLSIGELKEIIGEPILEDEFTIGYGWTKGSIELREAIMNTYQAKLNVDNILVTHGSIEANLLVTLSQVKSGDKVILEKPNYMQIHGLTEWIGAKRNFIWRRRENDFKIDLTELINLMRREKPKAIFLTNPNNPTGQYLTTKELEEVYVEAERLNAKVIVDEVYLGTEHEDDKLKSIVDIGFESGNVIATSGLSKAYGLPGLRIGWIIAGEREIERMWSLKDYTTIAPSKISDKIASKCLQPQARMKILERTKKILNENMKILKEASKNLEKIRVHMPKAGAIFLMEFIDRSDDEEICEELFREYGILICPGSTFDLKGFARVGMGAKPELFKERLEILKQSITKILSKEKC, from the coding sequence ATGATTGATATAAGGGAATTTAGACTTGAAAGATGGCAAAGCTTAAGGGAAACCAAGGCAAAAATACTTTTAAGTGAAAGTGGAGTTGAACCACTAAGCATAGGAGAACTCAAAGAGATAATTGGAGAACCAATACTTGAAGATGAATTTACAATTGGATATGGATGGACTAAGGGAAGCATTGAACTTAGAGAAGCAATAATGAATACTTATCAAGCAAAGCTGAACGTGGATAACATACTCGTAACCCATGGAAGCATAGAAGCAAACCTACTGGTAACATTATCACAAGTGAAAAGTGGAGACAAAGTAATACTGGAGAAACCAAACTACATGCAAATACATGGATTAACAGAATGGATTGGAGCAAAACGAAACTTCATATGGAGGAGGAGGGAAAACGATTTCAAAATAGATTTAACGGAACTCATAAACTTAATGAGGAGGGAGAAGCCTAAAGCAATATTCCTAACAAACCCAAACAATCCCACAGGACAATATCTAACCACAAAGGAATTGGAAGAAGTGTATGTTGAAGCGGAAAGGTTAAATGCAAAGGTTATTGTGGATGAAGTCTACCTTGGAACAGAACATGAAGATGATAAGTTAAAGAGCATAGTGGATATAGGATTTGAAAGTGGAAACGTTATAGCTACATCAGGATTATCAAAGGCATACGGACTCCCAGGACTTAGAATTGGATGGATAATAGCTGGGGAGAGGGAGATAGAGAGGATGTGGAGCTTAAAGGATTACACAACAATAGCACCATCAAAGATAAGTGATAAAATAGCATCCAAATGCCTACAACCACAAGCAAGAATGAAGATACTGGAGAGAACGAAAAAGATATTGAATGAGAATATGAAAATCCTAAAAGAAGCCTCCAAAAACCTAGAGAAAATTAGAGTGCATATGCCGAAGGCTGGAGCAATATTCCTAATGGAATTCATAGATAGAAGTGACGATGAAGAGATATGTGAAGAACTATTCAGAGAATATGGGATACTAATATGCCCAGGATCCACATTCGATTTAAAGGGGTTTGCAAGAGTTGGCATGGGAGCTAAACCAGAATTATTCAAAGAAAGACTGGAAATACTGAAACAATCCATTACAAAAATACTCTCAAAGGAGAAATGTTAA
- a CDS encoding superoxide dismutase produces the protein MYKPANYEHLIGLRGFSEQLLRNHFQLYQGYVSNTNKLMETLRNLEREGKIGSPEYAEVKRRFGWEFNGMRLHEYYFENMTKESMEPDKNSKLYLKIVEDYGSYENWEKEFKSIGAMRGIGWVVLYYDAKANRLLNVWINEHDVGHLAGAKPILVMDVFEHAYMLDYGLKKVDYIEAFFKAINWREVERRFG, from the coding sequence ATGTATAAACCAGCAAACTATGAACATTTAATAGGATTAAGGGGGTTCAGCGAACAACTACTCAGAAACCACTTCCAATTATACCAAGGATACGTATCCAACACCAATAAACTCATGGAAACACTTAGAAACCTTGAAAGGGAGGGTAAAATTGGAAGCCCCGAATACGCTGAAGTTAAAAGGAGATTTGGATGGGAATTCAATGGAATGCGCCTCCACGAATACTACTTCGAAAACATGACGAAGGAATCCATGGAACCAGACAAGAATTCAAAACTGTACTTGAAGATTGTAGAGGATTATGGTTCTTACGAGAATTGGGAGAAGGAATTCAAATCCATTGGAGCTATGAGGGGGATTGGCTGGGTAGTATTATACTATGATGCAAAGGCTAATAGGCTTCTAAACGTTTGGATAAATGAACATGATGTGGGACATTTAGCTGGAGCAAAACCAATACTGGTCATGGATGTCTTCGAACATGCATACATGCTGGATTATGGATTGAAGAAGGTGGATTACATAGAAGCATTCTTCAAAGCCATCAATTGGAGAGAAGTTGAAAGGAGATTTGGATGA
- a CDS encoding Lrp/AsnC family transcriptional regulator, producing the protein MDEVDFRIISILMEEGDISFSELARRLNLSESTIRKRVEKLKRGNVINKFTVIVDPYKLGFNSVAIVGVDVEPQQLLKVAKKLCELPEAKNVFISTGDHMIMVEIWARDGNDLSRILSEGIGGIEGVKRVCPSIILERLKY; encoded by the coding sequence GTGGATGAGGTTGATTTTAGGATTATAAGTATTTTGATGGAGGAGGGTGATATTAGCTTTAGTGAATTGGCTAGGAGGCTGAATTTGAGTGAGTCTACAATTAGGAAGAGGGTTGAGAAATTGAAGAGGGGTAATGTTATAAATAAGTTTACTGTGATTGTTGATCCCTACAAGCTTGGTTTCAATTCTGTAGCAATTGTGGGTGTGGATGTGGAGCCTCAGCAACTCTTAAAAGTTGCTAAGAAGCTCTGTGAACTTCCTGAAGCCAAAAATGTATTCATATCCACTGGTGATCATATGATTATGGTTGAAATTTGGGCTAGGGATGGCAATGACCTCTCAAGGATTCTTTCTGAGGGGATTGGGGGTATTGAGGGTGTGAAGAGGGTTTGTCCCTCAATAATACTTGAAAGATTAAAGTACTAG
- a CDS encoding inorganic diphosphatase: protein MALNLWRDIPPGDNPPEILNMVVEVISGSRDKYEYHREWGAFVLDRIIHTSTVFPVDYGFIPQTWYYDEDPLDIMVLSYEPLEIGCIIKVRPIGVLILEDEKGEDPKILSVPIADPRFNGITRLEHVHPHLLVEIREFFEAYKKLEPNKWVKFKMWGDHDLAKRIVMESIELYKKTFLKT from the coding sequence TTGGCGTTAAACCTTTGGAGGGATATACCACCAGGAGATAATCCACCAGAAATATTGAATATGGTTGTTGAAGTTATAAGTGGATCGAGAGACAAGTATGAGTATCACCGTGAATGGGGTGCATTCGTACTCGACAGAATAATACATACATCCACAGTATTCCCAGTGGATTATGGATTCATACCACAAACATGGTATTATGATGAAGACCCACTGGATATAATGGTCTTATCATATGAGCCTCTTGAAATTGGATGCATAATAAAGGTTAGACCAATAGGTGTACTAATACTTGAAGATGAGAAGGGGGAAGATCCAAAAATACTCTCAGTTCCAATAGCAGACCCAAGATTCAATGGTATAACAAGACTGGAACACGTCCACCCACACCTACTAGTGGAGATAAGGGAATTCTTCGAAGCATATAAGAAGCTTGAACCAAATAAGTGGGTTAAATTTAAGATGTGGGGAGATCATGATTTAGCTAAGAGAATAGTTATGGAGAGCATAGAACTATATAAGAAGACATTCTTGAAAACATAG
- a CDS encoding restriction endonuclease has product MPSSYVKGRKFEYTVRAKFAKHGYLSIRASSSKGTPKGQHPLDIVAVKDGKVIMVECKMQREKITLQLLREMKELGEKYGVNTVIVHSNGRITCIIVHDKDGIVDELKNVFEEVKVAKIFNGEYEFIEVT; this is encoded by the coding sequence ATGCCATCCAGCTACGTTAAAGGTAGGAAATTCGAATACACGGTTAGAGCGAAATTTGCAAAACATGGTTATCTAAGTATAAGGGCTAGTAGCAGTAAGGGGACACCTAAAGGTCAACATCCACTAGATATAGTGGCAGTAAAGGATGGTAAGGTGATAATGGTGGAATGCAAAATGCAGAGGGAGAAGATAACACTACAATTACTGAGGGAGATGAAGGAGCTTGGTGAAAAGTATGGAGTGAACACAGTGATAGTTCACAGTAATGGTAGGATAACATGCATAATAGTGCACGATAAGGATGGAATTGTAGATGAATTGAAGAATGTTTTTGAAGAAGTTAAGGTTGCAAAAATATTTAATGGAGAATATGAGTTTATTGAAGTCACATAA
- a CDS encoding deoxyhypusine synthase: MELKRKVESIEVKEKSISQLLAEMAKTAYQGRKLGEAVEVWEEMIKDPNVTIIMGLAGSMSTAGQWKMINWLIENRFIDVLVSTGANVSEDIVEAMGFSYWQGSHLVNDRELLKADINRYYDVYGFEKDYVAMENLIKEFVLTLREDYIYSSMEFLHLFGRWLLKRGVRSIVAVAAEHGVPVFCPAIADSAYGEAFIMAKNEGKTIIVDNVKDFDQFVSIGERVKDIGVIYIGGGVPKDYTQLLAISLTLKTMHREVPGRRGFMRKSLKEYYYPHKYAIQITTDSPQWGGLSGCTLEEAISWGKIDAEGKRVTCYCDATIALPLITHALNERIKFKRKPSDMSWLFSDVLKAHPNH, from the coding sequence GTGGAGTTAAAGAGGAAGGTTGAATCGATAGAGGTGAAAGAGAAGAGTATATCGCAACTGCTTGCTGAAATGGCTAAAACCGCTTATCAGGGTAGGAAGCTCGGTGAAGCTGTGGAAGTGTGGGAGGAGATGATTAAGGATCCAAATGTGACGATAATTATGGGTTTAGCTGGATCTATGAGTACTGCTGGACAGTGGAAGATGATTAATTGGCTCATTGAGAATAGGTTTATTGATGTACTGGTCTCCACAGGGGCTAATGTTTCAGAGGATATTGTTGAAGCTATGGGATTCTCATATTGGCAGGGTAGCCATCTGGTTAATGATAGGGAACTTTTGAAGGCTGATATAAATAGGTATTATGATGTTTACGGTTTTGAGAAGGATTACGTTGCTATGGAGAATCTCATAAAAGAATTTGTATTGACTCTGCGTGAAGATTACATTTACTCATCAATGGAATTCCTACACCTATTTGGTAGATGGCTTTTGAAGAGGGGGGTTAGGAGCATTGTGGCTGTAGCTGCAGAGCATGGTGTCCCAGTATTCTGTCCAGCCATTGCAGATAGTGCTTATGGTGAAGCTTTCATAATGGCTAAGAATGAGGGTAAAACGATAATTGTTGATAACGTTAAGGATTTCGATCAATTTGTTAGTATAGGTGAGAGGGTTAAAGATATTGGCGTCATATATATTGGTGGCGGCGTCCCCAAGGATTATACTCAACTCCTCGCCATCTCCCTAACCTTAAAGACTATGCATCGTGAAGTTCCTGGTAGGAGGGGGTTTATGAGGAAGAGTTTGAAGGAATACTATTACCCACATAAATATGCCATACAGATAACAACTGACTCTCCACAGTGGGGTGGTTTATCTGGTTGTACATTGGAGGAGGCTATTAGTTGGGGTAAAATTGATGCTGAGGGTAAGAGGGTTACATGCTATTGTGATGCCACAATTGCTCTACCTCTAATAACACATGCATTGAATGAGAGGATTAAGTTTAAGAGGAAACCTTCTGATATGTCATGGCTTTTCAGCGACGTTTTAAAGGCTCACCCAAACCATTAA